One Sediminicola sp. YIK13 DNA segment encodes these proteins:
- a CDS encoding DUF6503 family protein encodes MLRIIFIVFISSIHFLGQSQGLTGDQLLQNAIAYHDPNNNWPTFNWVFMVTMETPKKSERKSKVKINLPEQVFSLTVNQEEVSLEYILKGKDCKLRLNGAEEISETQKKTFNLNCDRALMMKNYYTYLYGLPMKLKDPGTIIDPKVNRRKFKNKEYLVLKVNYSEDVGGDSWYFYFDPLTYAMEIYQFFHDESKNDGEYILLSGEETINNIKMPKTRAWYYNKDNGYLGTDILSKE; translated from the coding sequence ATGTTGAGAATAATTTTTATTGTATTTATTTCTTCGATTCATTTCTTGGGCCAATCCCAAGGTTTAACTGGTGATCAGCTGTTACAAAATGCAATTGCGTATCATGATCCAAATAATAATTGGCCAACATTTAACTGGGTGTTTATGGTGACCATGGAAACACCTAAGAAAAGCGAAAGAAAGAGCAAGGTAAAGATCAACCTCCCAGAACAAGTATTTAGCTTAACTGTGAACCAAGAAGAAGTTTCACTTGAATACATCTTGAAAGGCAAAGACTGTAAATTACGATTAAATGGTGCTGAAGAAATTTCTGAGACACAAAAAAAAACATTTAATCTCAATTGTGATAGAGCCCTGATGATGAAAAATTATTACACCTACCTCTATGGGCTACCCATGAAATTAAAAGATCCTGGAACAATCATAGACCCCAAGGTAAATCGCAGAAAATTTAAAAACAAAGAGTACTTGGTTCTGAAAGTTAACTATTCAGAAGATGTGGGAGGGGATTCCTGGTATTTCTATTTTGACCCATTAACCTATGCCATGGAGATCTACCAATTTTTTCATGATGAATCTAAAAATGATGGCGAATACATCCTTTTATCAGGGGAAGAAACAATAAATAACATTAAGATGCCAAAAACAAGGGCCTGGTACTATAACAAGGACAATGGCTACCTTGGAACAGATATACTATCTAAAGAATAA
- a CDS encoding nicotinate-nucleotide adenylyltransferase, translated as MKNILLGLFVFGLTSQGFSQIVKTEELSEVVVTAVNYKYLNATTNEEEALPVKMLERQAAAYNIKESELYSDEYDYYTVSFFIPDGKIVAVYNADGQITRTIEKFKNVKLPETVNKAVMERFPNWIVESDVYLVSYSDDKGAKKTYKLKLKNGDERMRVKIDETGTFL; from the coding sequence ATGAAAAATATATTATTGGGTTTATTTGTTTTTGGTCTCACCAGCCAAGGGTTTTCTCAAATTGTAAAGACTGAAGAATTATCAGAGGTGGTGGTTACAGCAGTGAATTATAAATACCTAAATGCCACTACCAATGAGGAGGAAGCCCTTCCGGTAAAAATGCTGGAACGTCAGGCCGCGGCCTATAACATCAAGGAATCTGAATTGTATAGTGATGAATATGATTATTATACCGTTTCCTTTTTTATTCCAGACGGGAAAATAGTTGCAGTTTACAATGCAGACGGCCAGATCACTAGGACCATTGAGAAGTTCAAAAATGTGAAACTTCCCGAAACAGTAAATAAAGCCGTTATGGAAAGGTTTCCTAATTGGATAGTTGAATCCGATGTATATTTAGTGAGCTATAGTGATGATAAAGGAGCCAAAAAAACCTACAAATTGAAATTAAAGAATGGTGACGAACGAATGAGGGTGAAAATTGATGAAACAGGAACTTTTCTTTAA
- a CDS encoding zinc-dependent metalloprotease: MKRLIPFLLLPLFLLSLTVKGQRPSKNEDAAVPKNFNDATKSKDKNGIKNYSDVITKDAITDAGLFAVHKIKEEYFYEIPFDKLKKEMLWVSRISQLPQGLGGGYFNAGSKTNEQVVQWTRFQDKILLKVKSYTNVADSTKAIHNSVVVNNYEPTLFAFDIKAFNTDSTAVVINVTSLFNTDVMAISGLSARMRKEYKVKKLESSLSFINGIKSFPENIEVKQDLTYSASEPPSFSDLESISLQMNQSMILLPKEPMRPRTFDPRVGFFSVSQYDYGSKELKADEKTYIRRWRLEPKDPEAYARGELVEPVKPIVYYLDPGTPENLREYIKQGIEEWQKPFETAGFKNAILAKDAPTAEEDPEFSPEDVRYSVVRYVASTTRNATGPSVSDPRSGEIIESDIIWYHNHLRSYRNRYLLETGAANPSARTLNTPEGEIGEMMRMVIAHEVGHALGFPHNMAASYAYPVDSLRNGAFTQENGIAASIMDYARYNYVAQPEDENIRFIRQIGPYDHYATNWGYRVIPSATSKEMEKDTLNEWIRKHEMDPKFKFGRQSSRFDPQSQTESIGNDPIKAGDYGLKNLQYVAQNLKSWTSDQTNDYSDLEELYGELLSVYSRYVGHVVTNIGGVYENLKTPDQEGYVFMHVSPEVQKSSMVWLQLNIFSTPSWLIDKNILLNIDHAGYFEGLRKVQERHINNLLSFDRIGRMMDAETTEVSMYSALDMLKDLRTGLWSEMGRGSNVDIFRRNLQRTYLDRMAYLMTDKGPEKRNNRSDFESAFVFDVSTSDVHSLVRGELKTLRSRLQSAKNGSVNTITRYHYEDAIARIDQLLEPGK, translated from the coding sequence ATGAAAAGATTAATACCGTTTCTACTATTGCCTTTGTTTCTTCTATCATTGACAGTAAAAGGCCAAAGACCATCAAAAAATGAAGATGCTGCAGTTCCCAAAAATTTCAATGATGCGACAAAATCAAAAGATAAAAATGGCATCAAAAACTATAGTGATGTCATAACTAAAGATGCAATTACGGATGCCGGCCTTTTTGCCGTGCATAAAATTAAGGAGGAGTATTTTTATGAAATACCCTTCGATAAATTAAAGAAGGAAATGTTATGGGTGAGTAGGATATCCCAACTTCCCCAAGGATTGGGAGGAGGTTACTTCAATGCCGGTTCTAAGACCAACGAACAAGTAGTACAATGGACGCGCTTCCAGGATAAAATACTACTCAAAGTCAAGTCCTATACAAATGTAGCCGATAGCACCAAAGCTATCCATAATTCAGTGGTGGTCAATAACTACGAGCCCACCCTTTTCGCTTTTGATATAAAAGCATTTAATACGGACTCTACTGCCGTTGTTATAAATGTGACTTCTTTGTTTAATACAGATGTGATGGCTATTAGCGGTCTTTCGGCAAGAATGCGAAAGGAGTACAAAGTAAAGAAATTGGAATCTTCCCTAAGTTTTATAAATGGGATCAAAAGTTTTCCCGAGAACATAGAGGTAAAGCAGGATCTCACTTACAGTGCCTCGGAACCACCATCCTTTTCTGATTTGGAATCCATTAGTCTTCAGATGAACCAGTCTATGATATTACTGCCCAAAGAACCTATGAGACCAAGAACCTTTGATCCAAGAGTGGGGTTCTTTTCCGTTAGTCAATATGATTATGGGAGCAAGGAATTGAAGGCGGACGAAAAAACCTACATCAGAAGGTGGCGCTTGGAGCCGAAAGATCCAGAGGCATATGCCAGGGGAGAATTGGTAGAGCCCGTTAAGCCTATAGTTTATTATTTGGATCCGGGAACGCCCGAAAACTTGCGGGAGTATATCAAACAAGGAATAGAGGAGTGGCAAAAACCCTTTGAAACAGCAGGTTTTAAAAACGCAATTTTGGCGAAGGACGCCCCTACTGCGGAGGAAGATCCAGAATTTAGTCCAGAGGATGTACGCTATTCTGTGGTAAGATATGTGGCCAGTACCACAAGAAATGCAACCGGTCCCAGTGTTTCTGATCCTAGAAGTGGAGAGATTATTGAAAGCGATATCATTTGGTACCATAATCATTTGAGGAGTTACAGAAATAGGTATTTGTTGGAAACAGGTGCGGCAAATCCCTCTGCAAGGACACTGAATACCCCGGAAGGCGAAATAGGGGAGATGATGCGTATGGTAATTGCACATGAAGTAGGACATGCACTAGGTTTTCCCCATAATATGGCTGCAAGCTATGCCTACCCTGTTGATTCTTTGCGAAATGGAGCATTTACCCAAGAAAACGGAATAGCGGCGAGTATTATGGATTATGCGCGATATAATTATGTGGCACAACCAGAGGATGAGAATATCAGGTTCATTCGTCAAATTGGCCCTTACGATCACTATGCCACCAATTGGGGTTATAGGGTAATTCCAAGTGCTACATCCAAAGAAATGGAAAAAGACACTTTGAATGAGTGGATTCGTAAACACGAAATGGATCCCAAATTCAAGTTTGGTAGACAATCCAGTAGATTTGATCCACAATCACAGACAGAAAGCATTGGAAATGATCCAATCAAAGCTGGGGATTACGGGCTGAAGAATTTACAGTACGTTGCACAGAACCTTAAAAGTTGGACCTCGGACCAGACCAATGATTACAGTGACTTGGAAGAACTATACGGCGAATTGTTGAGCGTTTATAGTAGGTACGTAGGGCATGTGGTCACCAATATTGGAGGTGTTTATGAAAATCTTAAAACTCCAGATCAGGAAGGGTATGTTTTTATGCATGTTTCACCAGAAGTACAGAAGTCATCCATGGTCTGGTTACAGTTGAATATATTTTCAACTCCATCTTGGCTCATAGATAAGAATATACTATTGAATATAGACCATGCGGGATATTTCGAGGGACTAAGAAAAGTGCAGGAAAGACATATTAACAATCTGCTAAGTTTTGATAGGATTGGGAGAATGATGGACGCAGAAACCACTGAGGTAAGTATGTACAGTGCTTTAGATATGTTAAAGGATCTCAGGACCGGGCTGTGGAGTGAAATGGGGAGAGGCTCCAATGTGGATATTTTCCGCAGAAACCTGCAACGCACGTATTTGGATAGGATGGCCTATTTGATGACAGATAAAGGACCGGAGAAAAGAAACAATCGCTCCGACTTTGAAAGTGCCTTTGTTTTTGACGTGAGCACTTCAGATGTTCATTCTTTGGTTAGGGGGGAGCTCAAAACGTTGAGAAGTAGGTTGCAGTCGGCAAAAAACGGATCGGTAAATACGATTACTAGGTATCATTACGAGGATGCTATCGCAAGAATAGATCAGCTATTGGAGCCTGGTAAATAA
- the pstC gene encoding phosphate ABC transporter permease subunit PstC, whose protein sequence is MRKIKELIIEKSLLTSALITIAVTIGIILVLSIEAVQFFSEVSLFDFFTDTQWTPLFTEKHFGILPLLSGTLLTSFIAIAVALPIGLTISIYLSEYAPRNFRKTVKPLLELLASIPTVVYGFFALIVVTPFLQEFIPNLAGFNSLSAGIVMGIMIIPYISSISEDALHAVPASLREASYGMGATKLQTAFKVIVPAASSGIIVSIILAISRAIGETMIVAIAAGQQPRLTLDPTVPVETITAYIVQVSLGDVQHGSLEYRTIFAAGITLFVFTFLLNTLSYRIRKKYQEKYE, encoded by the coding sequence ATGCGTAAGATTAAAGAACTTATAATTGAGAAATCGCTTTTAACAAGCGCCTTGATTACGATTGCCGTTACCATAGGTATCATTTTGGTTCTTTCCATTGAAGCAGTGCAATTCTTTAGCGAGGTGTCTCTCTTTGATTTTTTCACGGATACACAATGGACCCCTTTGTTTACGGAAAAACACTTTGGAATTCTTCCTCTTCTCTCGGGAACCTTGTTAACATCTTTTATTGCCATTGCGGTGGCTTTGCCCATTGGGCTTACTATAAGTATCTACCTAAGCGAATACGCCCCAAGGAATTTCAGGAAAACTGTAAAGCCCTTATTAGAACTTTTGGCTTCGATACCAACTGTGGTTTACGGTTTTTTTGCCTTAATTGTGGTGACTCCTTTTTTACAGGAATTTATCCCCAATCTTGCAGGCTTCAATTCCCTTTCTGCGGGAATTGTAATGGGAATAATGATTATACCCTATATCTCCTCCATTAGTGAGGATGCGTTACACGCAGTACCGGCTTCCTTGAGGGAGGCATCATACGGCATGGGGGCCACCAAACTACAAACGGCATTTAAGGTAATTGTGCCCGCGGCATCCTCGGGTATAATCGTTTCTATAATCTTGGCCATTTCCAGGGCGATTGGGGAAACAATGATTGTTGCCATTGCCGCAGGTCAGCAACCTCGATTGACCTTAGACCCGACAGTTCCTGTGGAAACTATTACCGCCTATATTGTTCAGGTCAGTTTGGGAGATGTGCAACATGGTTCCTTGGAATACAGAACCATCTTTGCCGCAGGAATCACTCTGTTTGTATTTACATTTTTGTTAAATACATTGAGTTATAGAATTAGAAAAAAATACCAGGAGAAATATGAATAA
- a CDS encoding PstS family phosphate ABC transporter substrate-binding protein has translation MKKLVCLVSLALVLAACGEKKEKNDGTASLSGTIKVDGSSTVFPITEAVAEEFRSEQPDVKVTIGVSGTGGGFNKFSRGETNISNASRPIKDQEKAICEENNINYIELEVAYDGLAVLVHPENTWVDSFTVEELKKIWEPAAQGTIMKWSQIRPEWPNEEIHLYGPGVASGTYDYFTEAVVGKSGSSRGDFTASEDDHVLVQGIAGDKFSLGFFGLAYYAENKDKLTLIGVNNGTEVVKPSLETVKNGTYSPLSRPLFIYVNSTSVKSPEVVEFVNFYLENAGELATDVGYIPLPADLYAKQKESFKAFVESNQ, from the coding sequence ATGAAAAAACTTGTATGCTTAGTATCCTTGGCCTTAGTATTGGCTGCCTGCGGTGAAAAAAAGGAAAAAAATGATGGAACCGCATCCTTATCTGGAACAATTAAAGTAGATGGTTCCAGCACCGTGTTTCCTATCACAGAAGCTGTTGCTGAAGAATTCAGAAGTGAACAACCAGATGTAAAGGTTACCATTGGTGTTTCAGGAACGGGTGGTGGTTTCAATAAATTTTCAAGGGGAGAAACCAATATTTCCAATGCTTCACGTCCAATCAAAGACCAAGAAAAAGCAATTTGTGAAGAAAACAACATTAACTACATTGAGTTGGAAGTGGCCTATGACGGCCTGGCTGTTTTAGTTCATCCAGAGAACACTTGGGTAGATAGCTTTACTGTTGAAGAATTAAAGAAAATATGGGAGCCCGCAGCACAGGGAACCATAATGAAATGGAGTCAGATTCGTCCAGAATGGCCTAATGAAGAGATACATTTATACGGACCTGGTGTTGCCTCTGGTACCTATGATTATTTCACAGAAGCAGTTGTTGGGAAGAGTGGTTCCAGTAGAGGTGACTTTACGGCCAGTGAAGATGACCATGTTTTGGTTCAGGGAATCGCAGGAGATAAATTCTCTTTAGGATTTTTTGGATTGGCCTATTATGCTGAAAATAAGGATAAGCTAACACTGATTGGGGTTAATAATGGTACAGAGGTGGTAAAACCTTCTTTAGAAACCGTAAAGAATGGTACCTATAGCCCATTATCAAGACCGTTATTTATTTATGTAAACAGTACTTCGGTTAAATCTCCAGAAGTGGTTGAATTCGTGAACTTCTATTTAGAAAATGCCGGTGAACTGGCTACAGATGTGGGATATATTCCATTGCCTGCAGATCTCTATGCAAAGCAAAAAGAAAGCTTTAAAGCTTTTGTGGAAAGCAATCAATAA
- the pstA gene encoding phosphate ABC transporter permease PstA — protein sequence MNNIQKNRWKDQAFKYWGIFCTIIGLVLLAVFIGDILIDGIRRIDWGFITDLPSRKAENSGIYTALMGSIWILVLTTIIAFPIGVAAGIYLEEYAKNNKLAGLLEINISNLAGVPSIIYGLLGLEVFVRIMNLGASVLAGSLTLSLLILPIVIVATREAIKAVPKSIKDASYALGASKWQTIWHQILPASGGGILTGVILALSRAVGETAPLIVVGALAYVPFAPSSPMDEFSVMPIQIFNWISRPQSGFIENAAAAIIILLGITFIMNGIAVYFRNKWQKKWK from the coding sequence ATGAATAATATTCAGAAAAACAGGTGGAAAGACCAAGCTTTCAAATATTGGGGTATTTTTTGCACCATTATTGGTCTGGTCTTGTTGGCCGTTTTCATCGGGGATATTCTTATCGATGGAATCCGTAGGATCGATTGGGGCTTCATCACAGACCTTCCTTCCAGAAAGGCAGAGAATTCTGGTATCTACACAGCCCTTATGGGAAGTATTTGGATTTTAGTTTTAACTACCATAATAGCCTTTCCAATTGGGGTGGCTGCTGGTATATATTTGGAAGAATATGCCAAAAACAATAAGTTGGCAGGTCTTTTGGAGATCAATATATCCAACCTGGCGGGTGTACCTTCCATAATATACGGTCTTCTGGGCCTAGAGGTCTTTGTGCGCATCATGAACCTTGGCGCCAGTGTACTAGCAGGAAGTTTAACACTGTCCCTACTGATCCTTCCCATTGTAATTGTGGCCACCAGAGAAGCAATTAAAGCGGTCCCAAAATCCATTAAAGATGCTTCTTATGCTTTGGGAGCGTCTAAATGGCAAACTATTTGGCACCAAATTTTACCAGCTTCAGGCGGGGGCATCCTCACGGGGGTTATCTTAGCACTATCCAGAGCAGTTGGGGAAACAGCGCCACTCATCGTGGTTGGGGCCCTGGCATATGTACCCTTCGCACCCAGTAGTCCGATGGATGAGTTTTCTGTGATGCCGATTCAAATATTCAATTGGATATCTCGACCTCAATCCGGGTTTATAGAAAACGCCGCTGCGGCTATCATTATATTATTGGGCATCACTTTTATCATGAATGGTATTGCGGTGTACTTTAGAAACAAATGGCAGAAGAAATGGAAATAA
- a CDS encoding nicotinate-nucleotide adenylyltransferase, translated as MKIAVALLFVLILNTNLWAQDPKTEELSEVVVTAVNYKYLSSIDSKMTPTPVKLLERKVASYKIKKDDIFEDEYPFYTVSFYIPEGKIVAVYDEEGKILRTIERFKNLDLPEVVLQSLEKKYPGWKIVDDVYLIDYNHQKGVNRTFKIKLQKRKKTLKVKLDEKGNYL; from the coding sequence ATGAAAATAGCAGTCGCCCTTCTTTTTGTTCTTATCCTGAATACCAATTTATGGGCCCAAGATCCTAAAACCGAAGAATTATCGGAGGTCGTTGTAACCGCTGTCAACTATAAATATCTAAGCAGTATTGATTCTAAAATGACACCTACCCCTGTTAAATTACTAGAGCGCAAAGTTGCAAGTTATAAGATAAAAAAAGATGATATTTTTGAAGATGAATATCCGTTTTACACCGTTTCCTTTTACATTCCCGAGGGTAAGATTGTAGCTGTATATGACGAAGAAGGCAAAATTCTAAGGACTATTGAAAGGTTTAAAAATCTGGATCTTCCAGAAGTGGTATTGCAATCCCTTGAAAAAAAATATCCCGGTTGGAAAATTGTTGACGACGTTTACCTAATAGACTATAACCATCAGAAAGGGGTAAATAGAACTTTTAAAATTAAATTACAGAAAAGAAAAAAGACCCTAAAGGTTAAATTGGACGAAAAAGGCAACTATCTATAA
- the pstB gene encoding phosphate ABC transporter ATP-binding protein PstB — protein MVLDSVIDPSLKKIPKIEAKKIKVWYDDFNAIKGIDMTIKPNTVTAFIGPSGCGKSTFLRLFNRMNDYVDGFSMEGKIKINGNNIYKKNVNVEELRKEVGMVFQKPNPFPKSIFDNVAYGLRIQGITDKKFIQERVVSSLQQVGLWEEVKDDLKKSGLALSGGQQQRLCIARTLAVEPSIILMDEPTSALDPISTAKIEELIFQLKEKYTIIIVTHNMQQAGRISDYTAFFYLGELIEYNKTKNIFTNPEKQQTENYITGRFG, from the coding sequence ATGGTATTAGATAGCGTTATAGACCCATCTTTAAAAAAGATACCTAAGATTGAAGCCAAGAAAATAAAAGTTTGGTATGATGATTTCAATGCTATAAAAGGCATTGATATGACCATCAAGCCAAATACTGTAACTGCATTCATAGGTCCATCTGGCTGCGGTAAATCTACCTTTTTGCGTTTGTTCAACAGAATGAACGATTATGTGGATGGCTTCAGTATGGAAGGAAAAATAAAGATCAACGGCAACAACATCTACAAGAAAAATGTAAATGTTGAGGAACTGCGTAAGGAAGTAGGAATGGTTTTCCAAAAACCAAACCCCTTTCCAAAATCTATTTTCGACAATGTAGCCTATGGTTTAAGGATACAGGGCATCACAGATAAGAAATTTATACAAGAGCGCGTTGTTTCCTCCTTGCAGCAAGTTGGACTTTGGGAAGAGGTAAAGGATGATTTAAAAAAATCCGGTCTCGCTCTTTCCGGTGGACAGCAACAAAGGCTATGCATTGCGCGAACTTTGGCAGTAGAGCCATCCATCATTTTAATGGATGAGCCCACTTCTGCCCTTGATCCAATTTCCACGGCAAAAATCGAGGAACTTATTTTTCAGTTAAAGGAAAAATACACGATTATCATCGTAACCCATAACATGCAACAAGCCGGTAGGATCAGTGATTATACTGCTTTTTTCTATCTTGGTGAACTTATTGAGTACAATAAGACTAAAAACATCTTTACTAACCCAGAAAAACAACAAACCGAAAACTACATTACCGGTAGGTTCGGATAA
- a CDS encoding inorganic phosphate transporter: MDNIYLLMIIALAFLAVADLVVGVSNDAVNFLNSAIGSKAISFRTIMIVASLGIAIGAIFSSGMMEVARKGIFNPSEFMFSEIMIIFMAVMITDILLLDFFNTVGMPTSTTVSIVFELLGAAVAMAFIKVAADTGNYVDVYTHINTSKATEIIVGILLSVVIAFSIGAIVQYFSRLLLSFDFRKKAKWTVALFGGIALTAITYFILIKGLKGATFVSEDLLAFIKNNTILIILGSLVLWTVVSYLITIILKFDVYKLIIIVGTFALALAFAGNDLVNFIGVPIAAWQSFEAWQASGIPATEFSMDVLAEKVPTPTFLLFGAGMVMVLTLWFSKKARYVTQTEINLSREGESKERFQPNFLSRGIVRAAMLASQFSNSLLPKTVQKRIDANFEKPVIALSKDKTYEMPAFDMVRAAVNLMVAGVLISIATSYKLPLSTTYVTFMVAMGSSLADRAWGAESAVYRVAGVLNVIGGWFFTAFIAFISAAVIVYLINIHVPSMVAILLLIAIFLLVRNYISHSQKSKEIKAEDSLRKAESSSIQGVIEESANNIANVVKRGNKIYTNTINGLAKQDLELLKKNKKGVNKLSAEVDELRDHIFYFIKNLDEASVGASNFYINILGYLQDLAQSLEYLTKISHKHIHNNHKKLKYNQIKELKEIDIKIDELFSATKEVFDSRSFEQIGEILSSKQELLDMVSQKIEKQVERTRTEESSPKNTTLYFTLLLETKDIIAATTNLLELYYKEHDSSVIPAKLDTK; this comes from the coding sequence ATGGATAATATTTACTTGCTAATGATTATTGCCCTTGCCTTTCTGGCCGTGGCCGATTTGGTAGTTGGTGTCAGTAATGATGCGGTGAATTTCTTAAATTCTGCCATAGGATCAAAAGCCATTTCCTTTAGGACCATCATGATCGTTGCCAGTTTGGGAATAGCTATTGGAGCCATTTTCTCTAGCGGGATGATGGAAGTTGCGAGAAAGGGAATTTTTAATCCAAGTGAATTTATGTTCAGTGAGATCATGATCATCTTCATGGCCGTGATGATCACCGATATTCTCTTGCTGGATTTCTTTAACACCGTGGGGATGCCCACCTCCACGACCGTTTCCATTGTATTTGAGCTTTTAGGTGCTGCGGTTGCCATGGCCTTTATTAAAGTAGCCGCCGATACAGGTAATTATGTAGATGTATATACCCATATCAACACCTCTAAAGCTACTGAAATTATCGTAGGGATACTCTTATCGGTAGTCATAGCCTTTTCTATAGGTGCCATAGTGCAGTATTTCTCCAGATTATTACTCTCTTTCGATTTTAGAAAGAAAGCGAAGTGGACCGTTGCCCTTTTTGGGGGTATCGCTTTAACTGCCATTACCTATTTTATACTGATAAAAGGCCTAAAAGGAGCCACTTTTGTGAGCGAGGATCTGCTCGCATTTATTAAGAACAATACCATACTTATCATATTGGGAAGCCTTGTTCTTTGGACCGTGGTCTCTTATTTGATCACTATCATTCTAAAGTTTGATGTTTATAAACTAATCATAATCGTAGGTACGTTTGCCCTCGCCCTCGCATTTGCAGGGAATGACCTAGTGAATTTCATTGGGGTCCCTATTGCCGCATGGCAGTCTTTTGAAGCTTGGCAAGCCTCGGGTATTCCCGCTACCGAGTTTAGTATGGATGTTCTTGCGGAAAAGGTTCCTACGCCTACCTTCTTGCTCTTTGGGGCAGGTATGGTCATGGTCTTGACACTTTGGTTTTCCAAAAAAGCTCGTTATGTGACCCAAACCGAAATCAACCTCTCACGGGAAGGGGAGTCCAAGGAACGTTTTCAGCCCAACTTTCTTTCAAGGGGAATTGTTAGGGCCGCTATGTTGGCTTCTCAATTTTCAAATTCCCTCTTGCCCAAAACTGTGCAAAAAAGGATAGACGCAAATTTTGAAAAACCGGTCATTGCCCTTTCCAAGGACAAAACTTACGAAATGCCCGCATTTGATATGGTCCGTGCCGCTGTGAACCTAATGGTTGCCGGGGTATTGATCTCCATCGCCACATCCTACAAATTACCATTATCAACCACCTATGTTACCTTTATGGTAGCCATGGGTTCTTCCTTGGCCGATAGGGCCTGGGGGGCAGAAAGCGCGGTATATAGAGTAGCTGGGGTTTTGAATGTTATAGGAGGATGGTTCTTTACCGCCTTTATCGCATTTATATCTGCAGCCGTAATTGTTTACCTTATCAATATCCACGTACCTTCCATGGTAGCTATCCTTCTGTTGATCGCCATCTTCCTATTGGTACGGAACTATATTTCCCATAGCCAAAAATCTAAGGAGATAAAGGCGGAGGATAGTCTCAGAAAAGCAGAAAGTAGTTCTATACAAGGCGTTATTGAGGAAAGTGCCAATAATATTGCCAACGTCGTTAAAAGAGGGAACAAAATTTACACCAATACGATCAACGGACTTGCAAAACAAGACCTTGAGCTCCTCAAAAAGAACAAAAAAGGGGTGAATAAGCTGTCTGCCGAAGTTGATGAATTAAGGGATCATATCTTTTACTTCATTAAAAACCTTGACGAGGCCAGTGTCGGAGCAAGTAATTTCTATATCAACATTTTGGGTTATTTGCAGGATTTAGCCCAATCCTTGGAATACTTGACCAAAATTAGCCACAAGCATATCCATAATAACCATAAGAAATTAAAGTATAATCAGATAAAGGAGCTTAAAGAAATAGACATTAAAATCGATGAACTTTTTAGTGCAACCAAGGAAGTTTTTGATTCTCGTTCTTTTGAGCAAATAGGAGAGATCCTATCAAGCAAACAAGAATTACTGGATATGGTGTCCCAAAAGATTGAAAAGCAAGTGGAGAGGACGCGTACTGAGGAATCCAGTCCTAAAAACACCACTTTATACTTTACGTTGCTATTGGAAACAAAAGATATTATTGCAGCTACCACCAACTTATTGGAGTTGTATTATAAGGAGCACGACAGTTCTGTGATACCCGCCAAGTTGGATACCAAGTAA
- the phoU gene encoding phosphate signaling complex protein PhoU has protein sequence MANAIYQREIINQSGSKMLTLCKSQLEKAKVAFREHDSDLAEEVINTENRVNALDLKIEEDCEKFLALYNPVAIDLRFIMAVRKINFDLERIADHAYSISKYVVDLDEPIEPHLFEKLEFEKMYATISTMFEHITTAYEEKDVKAARKVFKKDKILDQINRESFSIIEEEIRKDSKVIRQSLILFSVVKKLERVGDLMKNIAEEVIFYIDAEVLKHKRKK, from the coding sequence ATGGCAAATGCTATTTACCAAAGGGAAATCATAAACCAGTCGGGCTCCAAAATGCTAACGCTGTGCAAAAGTCAACTTGAAAAAGCCAAGGTGGCTTTTAGGGAGCACGATAGTGATTTGGCGGAAGAGGTCATTAATACGGAGAACAGGGTGAATGCCCTGGATCTAAAAATTGAAGAGGATTGTGAAAAATTCTTAGCTCTCTACAATCCGGTGGCCATTGACTTGCGGTTTATTATGGCCGTGAGAAAAATCAATTTTGATTTGGAAAGAATTGCTGATCACGCCTATAGTATCTCCAAGTACGTGGTGGATCTGGACGAACCCATTGAGCCCCATCTTTTTGAAAAATTAGAATTTGAAAAAATGTACGCCACCATCTCCACTATGTTTGAGCATATTACCACGGCATACGAGGAGAAAGATGTAAAAGCGGCCAGAAAAGTCTTTAAAAAAGATAAGATCTTGGATCAGATCAATAGGGAGTCCTTTTCTATTATTGAGGAAGAGATCAGGAAGGACAGCAAGGTGATCAGACAGTCCCTGATCTTATTCTCAGTAGTCAAAAAACTGGAACGCGTGGGTGATTTGATGAAAAATATTGCCGAAGAAGTAATTTTTTACATCGATGCCGAGGTCCTAAAACACAAAAGAAAAAAATAA